In one Culex quinquefasciatus strain JHB chromosome 2, VPISU_Cqui_1.0_pri_paternal, whole genome shotgun sequence genomic region, the following are encoded:
- the LOC119766040 gene encoding uncharacterized protein LOC119766040, producing the protein MSIVVRFANYIISRRKVVVKGLPTSEERAAAQKLILRLVQREAFQTELLALKENHSHRLRGLNPFFDPDDGLLRVGGRIKQAFVPYDSRHQILMPAKHPVTESFIRYEHVKNLHVGQKGLLALIRQRLWPMNVKTTIRKVIRGCVTCFRVNPMKTAQLMGDLPSYRVQPAPAFFHTGVDFAGPFLIKSLTAARRPMMTKGYVSLFVCMSTRAIHLELVSSLTTDAFLAALRRFTGRRGLVNKMHSDNATNFVGSETELERLAKLFAEEQHIERVEEFCSSHGITWSFIPPRSPHFGGIWEAGVKSVKHHLKRVVGNQKLTFEELTTVLVQIEAVLNSRPLTPCSDDPNDLTAVTPAHFLIGREMRAVPEPSYLHLKQSTLSRWQHVQAMQQQFWKRWIAEYLPELQNRQKWFKTTKIQPGALVLISDPNAPPMQWQLGRIIALHPGKDDVTRVVTLRTAKGECKRGVTEICLLPLDQETTEED; encoded by the coding sequence ATGAGCATTGTGGTGCGGTTTGCGAACTACATCATCTCAAGAAGGAAGGTTGTGGTAAAGGGCCTGCCGACGAGCGAGGAGCGCGCGGCGGCGCAGAAGCTAATCTTGCGCTTGGTGCAACGAGAGGCGTTCCAGACCGAGCTGCTGGCGTTGAAGGAGAACCACTCGCACCGTTTGCGAGGACTGAACCCGTTCTTCGATCCTGACGACGGCCTTCTGAGAGTTGGCGGTCGAATCAAACAAGCTTTCGTGCCGTACGACAGCCGGCACCAGATCCTGATGCCTGCCAAGCACCCTGTCACGGAATCGTTCATCCGCTACGAGCACGTGAAGAACCTCCACGTGGGCCAGAAGGGTCTGCTTGCGCTGATACGCCAACGCTTATGGCCGATGAACGTCAAGACGACTATCCGGAAGGTGATTCGGGGATGCGTGACGTGCTTCCGAGTCAACCCGATGAAAACGGCCCAGCTGATGGGAGACCTCCCGTCCTACCGAGTACAACCGGCCCCTGCGTTCTTCCACACCGGTGTCGATTTCGCAGGACCGTTCCTGATCAAGTCGCTGACCGCAGCACGAAGGCCGATGATGACGAAGGGGTACGTGTCCCTCTTCGTGTGTATGAGCACGCGAGCTATACACCTGGAACTGGTCTCAAGTCTCACGACGGATGCCTTCCTCGCCGCCTTGCGGCGGTTCACTGGACGTCGAGGCCTGGTGAACAAGATGCACTCCGACAACGCAACCAACTTCGTTGGGTCGGAGACCGAACTCGAGCGACTGGCCAAGTTGTTCGCCGAGGAGCAGCACATCGAAAGGGTGGAGGAGTTCTGCAGCAGCCACGGAATCACCTGGAGCTTCATCCCGCCGCGCAGTCCGCACTTCGGTGGGATCTGGGAAGCTGGGGTGAAATCGGTCAAGCATCATCTTAAGCGAGTAGTAGGCAACCAGAAACTCACCTTCGAAGAGCTGACTACCGTGCTGGTGCAAATTGAAGCCGTGCTGAATTCGCGGCCCTTGACGCCGTGCTCGGACGACCCGAACGATTTGACCGCAGTGACTCCAGCACACTTTTTGATCGGGCGAGAGATGCGCGCGGTTCCCGAGCCGTCCTACCTCCACCTGAAGCAGTCGACGCTGTCCCGCTGGCAACACGTGCAGGCAATGCAGCAGCAGTTCTGGAAGAGGTGGATTGCAGAGTATTTGCCGGAGCTGCAGAACCGCCAAAAGTGGTTCAAAACTACCAAGATCCAGCCGGGCGCTTTGGTGCTGATCAGCGACCCGAACGCTCCGCCGATGCAGTGGCAACTTGGTCGAATCATCGCGCTGCATCCCGGAAAGGACGACGTCACCAGGGTGGTGACACTACGAACGGCGAAGGGCGAGTGCAAGCGAGGCGTGACGGAGATTTGCTTGCTTCCGCTGGACCAGGAGACGACCGAGGAGGATTGA
- the LOC119766041 gene encoding uncharacterized protein LOC119766041: MDKDMRRAWEANQKAGELPTYEATIVFLKEKRRIADKLEQNSESEKVKPQRSVTKTKTLVVASEGKCSVCNQDHEVIKCEQFKQKSVNERYSHLRKHGLCFNCLRKGHRTDGCTSTNSCQKCSKRHHTLLHTDGPKKQEPAANTASTVSAEGRTQSVPPATAGSSQAGQGLTLCTTSEAPRKQTLLSTAVVLVYGAGSVPYLCRALIDSCSQNHFVTERFANLLASKKERADYRVSGLNGGTTRISHLVRAKVKSRVGNFAADLELLVAPKITGDVPVKTIDIDGWNLPPDVELADPNFNQRGRVDMLLGAGIFWDLMKAKRITLAANLPSLRDTELGWVVGGVMSEGTPVIARTFCTVNEDEELNKLLNRFWEIEGVEDLRRPVTSTAEECLEHFRSTYSRKPDGRIVVRLPFNERKSDLGVSREMAIRRFLNLERRLDQQPDLKQEYAKFIHEYEQLGHMKEVDVGPSEPPGSAYYLPHHCVLRPSSITTKLRVVFDGSAKTSTGVSINDALKVGPTVQNDLLSILLNFRCYRYVFTTDIPKMFRQIELHPEDTPYQRILWRDDRSQLLKVFELKTVTYGLASSPFHATMALNQIAEDGEKEFPLASAALKKSFYVDDGLCGAQCVEEARLLSRDLRKLLNTGGFDAHKWCANDPAILEEVPESLWGTTFDLKDAAAKSVVKTLGVAWNASQDWFTFTVLPPEEETKPLTRQKVLSEIAKFFDPLGLAGPVVTTAKLILRKVGTLKNIGWLDPVPESVANEWRRFREQLPALNDFRVSRWVYDEGAERVELHGYSDASDDAYGASVYARNIYPDGKITMRLICSKSKLLPKKVKNVPKEISTPKGELEGALLLAELVDKLVNVVDVCFDSVNFWCDSQVVLSWIAKKPEDLELFMANRVRKIQQLTSKYRWGYIPTDDNPADLISRGVMPQNLIQRVIWKDGPVSMNNRTIEVVQPPLLDGADLPGLRSTKCLALAAPIQRLRIFDKLEISVDCCAA, encoded by the coding sequence ATGGACAAGGACATGCGCAGAGCATGGGAAGCAAACCAGAAGGCGGGAGAGTTGCCGACCTACGAGGCCACGATCGTGTTCTTGAAGGAGAAGCGCAGAATCGCGGACAAGCTGGAGCAGAAcagtgaaagtgaaaaagtgaaaCCGCAACGGTCGGTAACAAAAACGAAGACCCTGGTGGTGGCCAGCGAGGGGAAGTGTTCAGTGTGCAACCAGGACCATGAAGTGATAAAGTGTGAACAGTTCAAGCAGAAAAGTGTGAACGAGAGGTACAGCCACTTGCGGAAGCATGGCCTGTGCTTTAATTGTCTGAGGAAGGGGCACCGCACCGATGGGTGCACGTCGACGAACTCGTGCCAGAAGTGCAGCAAGCGGCACCATACCCTGCTTCACACCGATGGGCCAAAGAAGCAAGAACCGGCTGCAAACACGGCGTCAACGGTCAGCGCAGAAGGCCGCACTCAATCCGTTCCACCGGCCACGGCGGGATCGTCCCAGGCTGGCCAAGGTCTGACACTCTGCACCACATCCGAAGCTCCAAGGAAGCAGACTCTACTCTCGACGGCTGTAGTGCTGGTTTACGGCGCCGGCAGCGTGCCCTACCTGTGTAGGGCGCTGATTGACTCGTGTTCACAGAACCATTTCGTGACCGAGCGCTTCGCCAACCTGTTGGCGAGCAAAAAGGAACGGGCTGATTACCGAGTCAGCGGATTGAACGGGGGAACTACCAGAATCAGTCACCTGGTGCGCGCGAAGGTCAAGTCCCGCGTTGGCAACTTTGCTGCCGACCTCGAGCTCCTGGTGGCCCCGAAGATCACTGGCGACGTGCCGGTGAAGACGATCGACATCGATGGGTGGAACTTGCCACCAGACGTTGAACTTGCGGATCCCAACTTCAACCAGCGAGGCCGAGTCGACATGCTGCTCGGAGCGGGCATATTCTGGGATCTCATGAAGGCGAAGAGAATCACGCTGGCGGCGAACCTCCCATCGCTCAGAGACACGGAACTGGGCTGGGTGGTCGGTGGCGTGATGTCTGAAGGAACACCAGTGATCGCACGTACGTTCTGCACCGTGAACGAAGACGAAGAGCTGAACAAGCTGCTGAACCGGTTTTGGGAGATCGAAGGAGTTGAAGATCTGCGGCGACCGGTGACGTCGACGGCTGAAGAGTGTCTCGAGCACTTCCGGAGCACGTACAGTCGAAAGCCAGACGGGAGGATTGTTGTTCGCCTCCCGTTCAACGAGCGCAAGAGTGACCTGGGCGTGTCACGAGAGATGGCGATTCGTCGGTTCCTGAACCTCGAGCGGCGGCTTGATCAGCAACCCGACCTGAAACAAGAGTACGCCAAGTTTATTCACGAGTACGAGCAGCTTGGACACATGAAGGAAGTCGATGTCGGACCGTCCGAACCACCTGGATCCGCATACTACCTGCCGCATCACTGCGTCTTGCGGCCCAGCAGTATTACAACGAAGTTGAGAGTCGTGTTTGACGGCTCTGCGAAAACGTCGACTGgagtgtccataaacgacgcgCTGAAGGTTGGCCCCACGGTCCAGAACGACCTGCTATCGATCCTGCTGAACTTCCGCTGCTACCGGTACGTCTTCACCACGGACATCCCGAAGATGTTCCGCCAGATTGAGCTGCACCCCGAAGACACGCCGTACCAGCGCATACTTTGGCGTGACGACCGATCGCAGCTGTTGAAGGTGTTCGAGCTCAAGACGGTGACTTACGGCCTGGCGTCATCTCCGTTCCACGCGACGATGGCGTTGAACCAGATTGCGGAGGATGGCGAGAAGGAGTTCCCGTTGGCCTCGGCGGCACTGAAGAAATCGTTCTACGTGGACGACGGACTCTGCGGAGCGCAGTGTGTAGAAGAAGCCCGATTGCTGAGTCGAGACTTGCGTAAGCTGCTGAACACCGGCGGCTTTGATGCGCACAAATGGTGCGCAAATGATCCAGCGATTCTCGAAGAAGTCCCGGAGAGCCTCTGGGGAACAACATTCGACCTGAAGGACGCGGCTGCCAAGTCGGTCGTGAAGACGCTGGGTGTGGCGTGGAACGCGTCGCAGGACTGGTTCACCTTCACCGTGCTGCCCCCCGAGGAGGAGACGAAGCCGCTGACGCGGCAGAAGGTGCTCAGCGAAATTGCCAAATTCTTTGATCCACTTGGCCTGGCTGGTCCGGTGGTGACAACTGCGAAGCTGATCTTGCGGAAGGTCGGCACGTTGAAGAACATCGGCTGGCTGGACCCGGTCCCGGAAAGTGTGGCCAACGAGTGGCGTCGATTCCGGGAGCAGCTGCCTGCACTGAACGACTTCCGGGTCTCCCGGTGGGTCTACGACGAAGGGGCAGAACGCGTGGAACTCCACGGGTATTCCGACGCGTCGGACGATGCGTATGGCGCAAGCGTGTACGCCCGCAACATCTACCCGGACGGCAAGATCACGATGCGGTTGATTTGCAGCAAGTCCAAGCTCCTCCCGAAGAAGGTCAAGAACGTCCCGAAAGAAATCAGCACTCCAAAGGGTGAACTAGAGGGTGCGCTGCTTCTCGCTGAACTGGTTGACAAGCTGGTAAACGTCGTCGATGTTTGCTTTGATTCGGTGAATTTTTGGTGCGATTCACAAGTAGTGCTGAGCTGGATCGCGAAGAAGCCCGAAGACCTGGAATTGTTCATGGCCAACAGAGTGAGGAAAATCCAGCAGCTGACCAGCAAGTACCGGTGGGGATACATTCCGACGGATGACAATCCTGCCGACCTGATTTCGAGAGGCGTGATGCCCCAGAACTTGATCCAGCGGGTCATTTGGAAGGACGGGCCGGTGTCGATGAACAATCGCACAATCGAGGTTGTGCAACCCCCCCTTCTCGACGGCGCGGACCTCCCGGGATTGCGATCCACGAAGTGTCTGGCGCTGGCGGCGCCGATTCAGCGATTGCGGATCTTCGACAAGCTTGAGATTTCCGTCGACTGCTGCGCAGCATGA
- the LOC6043538 gene encoding uncharacterized protein LOC6043538, translating to MHLLAADKVFCLLVVTAVQQLLVHSQCTVNLQEELGPLEPLFIKDNQLWAPEGPELSWEAGESTLVACSKVKLNNNDKHTSSLTCVSGQEFLVDDEPVLALDVQCSGRMTGDALETEESCGVKGTLLKLGFDVEGVGFLTYIESCYDRPEASVIYTKHVIPGAAIERECCAAFVSRVVYMADAIKEQYRPSFKVAGAAAHVSPATSYTQEAQLQRLSELLGSEDQAKKFIQGGSHYLARGHLAPDADGIYRSWQWATFFYVNVAPQWQIVNAGNWLVVENLARAKAAQLGQDVIVYDGVHDILRLPHVDGTPVPITLEAGGIRAPKWYWKIIVSSSSQAGIAFVTNNDPFRTEMPAEELLCDDVCERYGWAGSSFGHFERGYTYCCTVESLQAAIEDIPRDLKVESVLEKYFILNNKLVLFLSVALFAFVISTISLASSNSSKKTAIEQCEASIWEATELPRCSVAVSALPTNDPVYLKVNGTALSLWNFDGPALEWDKDAGETALLCSGTGNVLEKSTKQLTKKTCSKGTVFMVEGAEAEAKDLKCKEAVVGDILATTELCGNQRGYLYRLGFNADTNGFITYIESCMNSLTFSVLYTKHVLPGTAIKSAVTDTTGTWRKSTLFTETVNPDTLYGQAQQLARMTELLGTADHAKKYITDTQYLVKGHVTPIRDGIFHTWQHAGFYYENAVPQWKDVNEGNWKRVEELTRDIAAHLNEDLIVLQGTRGVLELPHATGSVMTPVTLVTAGIEVPLWSWKVLKSEKLNAGIAFVTLNNPYETKLEQLLCENICQQTGWSDSQFTEYKKGFTYCCDPNMLPLIRLDSLFVWAFIMSSFARDLPINRDFFAMGTLRVFGVLLAAAVVSAQRCSVVIRTDIPARDPVYLNFKDGVPHLWAPNGPALMWNSTQEETALLCSGSNNVLVASNLATSHKSCVDGTTFNVEGVEVAAQELQCRNQITGDTINTGQSCGGRGTLLYLGFNSQIYGFIPYIHTCFDMVRAALLWTRHILPGAAVRGSMVESSRPAWKVAGMPSHVRPATSYTQASQLERLTHLLGSAEQAARFVFPNSFMARGHMSPDADGIYRSWQFTTYFFTNAVPKWQVVNNGNWARVERLTRDTAASLHEDLVIIQGTDGILTLPHEDGRQIQISLEDGGLEAPRWLWKIIKSPKLNAGIAFVTSNNPFETAIEPWDFICTDVCAETGWTDENYANYARGYTYCCDPNELIANVATATQEGLVGRLLLPSMV from the exons ATGCACCTGCTAGCTGCTGACAAAGTGTTCTGCCTGCTCGTAGTCACAGCGGTGCAGCAGTTGCTGGTGCATTCAC AATGCACCGTGAATCTGCAGGAAGAGTTGGGCCCACTGGAGCCGCTATTCATCAAGGACAATCAGCTGTGGGCGCCGGAAGGACCTGAGTTGAGCTGGGAAGCCGGGGAGTCCACTTTGGTGGCTTGTTCTAAGGTCAAGCTGAACAACA ATGACAAACACACCTCTTCGTTGACCTGCGTTTCCGGTCAGGAGTTTCTAGTGGACGATGAACCAGTGCTTGCGTTGGATGTCCAATGCTCTGGACGTATGACCGGAGATGCGCTGGAAACGGAGGAGAGCTGTGGTGTTAAAGGAACGTTGCTCAAGCTGGGTTTCGACGTTGAGGGCGTGGGATTTCTGACGTACATTGAGTCGTGTTATGATCGACCAGAAGCATCGGTGATCTACACCAAACACGTGATTCCGGGTGCTGCTATTGAACGTGAGTGTTGTGCTGCATTTGTCAGTCGT GTGGTCTATATGGCAGATGCAATCAAGGAACAGTATCGTCCGAGCTTCAAAGTGGCTGGAGCTGCAGCACACGTGAGTCCAGCGACTTCCTACACTCAAGAGGCTCAACTGCAACGACTCAGCGAATTGCTGGGCTCGGAGGACCAAGCCAAGAAGTTCATCCAAGGCGGATCGCATTACCTAGCTCGTGGCCACCTTGCCCCGGATGCCGATGGAATCTACCGGTCCTGGCAGTGGGCGACCTTTTTTTACGTAAATGTTGCACCTCAGTGGCAG ATTGTCAACGCCGGAAACTGGCTTGTGGTGGAGAATCTGGCACGTGCCAAGGCAGCCCAGCTCGGGCAAGATGTGATTGTCTATGACGGAGTGCACGACATTCTTCGGCTGCCGCACGTTGATGGCACGCCGGTGCCGATAACGCTCGAAGCTGGCGGAATCCGCGCACCCAAGTGGTACTGGAAGATAATtgtatcgtcgtcgtcgcaggcAGGAATTGCTTTCGTTACCAACAACGATCCGTTCCGGACGGAGATGCCTGCCGAGGAGTTGCTCTGCGACGATGTCTGCGAGCGGTACGGTTGGGCTGGGAGTAGTTTTGGGCATTTCGAACGAGGTTATACCTATTGCTGCACGGTGGAAAGTTTGCAGGCTGCGATTGAAGATATTCCGAGGGATTTGAAGGTGGAAAGTGTGCTGGAGAAGT ACTTTATCTTGAACAATAAATTGGTGCTGTTCCTGAGCGTGGCGCTGTTCGCGTTCGTAATATCGACCATTTCGCTGGCCAGTTCAAACAGCAGCAAAAAGACAGCCATCGAGCAGTGCGAGGCGAGCATTTGGGAAGCCACCGAG TTACCTCGCTGTTCAGTGGCAGTATCCGCACTCCCAACGAATGATCCTGTTTATCTCAAAGTCAACGGCACAGCGTTGAGTCTGTGGAATTTCGACGGACCTGCGCTGGAGTGGGACAAGGACGCCGGAGAAACGGCTCTTCTGTGCTCTGGGACGGGCAATGTTCTGGAAAAGTCAACTAAGCAGCTGACGAAGAAAACGTGCTCCAAGGGCACCGTTTTCATGGTCGAGGGCGCGGAAGCGGAAGCTAAAGATCTTAAGTGCAAGGAAGCGGTTGTTGGGGATATCTTGGCTACGACCGAGCTCTGTGGAAATCAACGCGGATATCTGTACAGATTAGGATTCAATGCTGATACGAACGGCTTCATTACGTACATTGAATCCTGCATGAACAGTTTGACATTTTCAGTGCTCTACACGAAGCATGTTCTGCCAGGAACTGCAATCAAGA GTGCCGTTACGGATACCACTGGAACGTGGCGGAAGAGTACCCTGTTCACTGAAACGGTCAATCCAGACACGCTGTACGGTCAGGCACAGCAACTTGCACGAATGACGGAACTGTTGGGTACAGCAGATCATGCCAAAAAGTATATTACTGACACTCAGTACCTGGTCAAGGGACACGTGACACCAATTAGGGATGGAATTTTTCACACCTGGCAACACGCAGGTTTCTACTACGAAAATGCTGTGCCACAGTGGAAG GACGTCAACGAGGGCAACTGGAAGCGTGTCGAGGAGCTTACCCGAGATATTGCGGCGCATTTGAATGAAGATCTGATTGTTCTGCAAGGCACACGTGGTGTTCTGGAGCTGCCACATGCCACCGGATCAGTGATGACGCCGGTTACGTTGGTTACTGCTGGCATTGAGGTTCCACTGTGGAGTTGGAAAGTGCTCAAGTCTGAGAAGTTGAACGCTGGAATTGCGTTCGTCACGTTGAACAATCCGTATGAAACCAAATTGGAGCAGCTCCTTTGTGAAAACATCTGCCAGCAAACAGGTTGGTCCGATAGTCAGTTTACGGAGTACAAGAAAGGTTTCACGTACTGTTGTGATCCAAACATGCTG CCATTGATAAGATTGGATTCCTTGTTCGTCTGGGCCTTCATAATGTCCAGTTTTGCGAGGGACCTCCCCATTAACCGAGATTTCTTCGCAATGGGTACACTAAGAGTTTTTGGAGTTCTGCTAGCAGCAGCAGTCGTCAGTGCCCAGCGCTGTTCCGTAGTAATCCGCACCGATATTCCAGCGCGAGATCCAGTGTACTTGAACTTTAAAGATGGGGTACCCCATCTCTGGGCGCCAAATGGTCCTGCGTTGATGTGGAACTCAACCCAGGAGGAAACGGCACTGTTGTGTTCTGGAAGCAACAACGTTCTGGTCGCGTCTAATTTAGCAACTAGTCATAAATCTTGTGTGGATGGAACTACATTTAACGTGGAAGGAGTCGAGGTAGCTGCTCAGGAGTTGCAGTGTCGCAACCAGATTACGGGAGATACCATCAATACCGGTCAGTCATGTGGAGGTCGTGGAACGCTGCTGTACCTCGGGTTCAACTCGCAGATTTATGGATTCATTCCGTACATCCACACGTGTTTCGATATGGTACGAGCTGCCCTACTGTGGACACGACACATTCTACCCGGAGCTGCTGTACGAGGATCTATGGTTGAATCTTCTCGACCTGCGTGGAAAGTTGCTGGAATGCCTTCGCACGTAAGACCCGCTACTTCCTACACCCAGGCATCTCAGTTGGAACGTTTAACTCATTTGCTGGGTTCGGCCGAGCAAGCTGCCAGGTTTGTGTTCCCCAACTCGTTCATGGCCCGTGGTCACATGTCCCCCGATGCCGACGGTATCTACCGGAGTTGGCAGTTTACAACGTACTTCTTCACCAATGCTGTTCCCAAGTGGCAAGTGGTCAACAACGGAAATTGGGCCCGCGTTGAACGACTCACCCGAGACACTGCCGCCAGTCTTCACGAAGATCTGGTAATTATCCAGGGAACTGACGGAATTCTAACCCTTCCTCACGAAGACGGGCGCCAAATTCAAATCTCCCTAGAAGACGGAGGACTGGAAGCGCCTCGCTGGCTGTGGAAGATAATCAAATCTCCAAAGCTGAACGCCGGAATTGCGTTTGTCACATCCAACAATCCGTTCGAAACGGCCATCGAACCGTGGGATTTCATCTGTACGGATGTCTGTGCCGAAACGGGCTGGACTGATGAAAATTATGCAAACTACGCCCGCGGGTACACGTACTGTTGTGATCCAAACGAGTTGATTGCCAATGTTGCAACAGCCACCCAGGAAGGGCTCGTTGGACGACTGCTGCTGCCCAGCATGGTTTAG
- the LOC6043540 gene encoding uncharacterized protein LOC6043540, with translation MIFRVLFSSVCLVAFVSCDKYVNKFDSIFGCKQANAVNNYNHPADFIPTEHFENVGSGVNSTFFRLGIFGKSDAVIRFSKVAMPYNKDTLHEIVIGAGMNRHTEVRRQIRNTVVLHRNHVLKKIPTPQMLSELEPFVLTVEFVQGGLVRLTRDGETEPFLEFSDPSAEISFNYIGFSNWLSKIIFFFDCPVYNFDVRMDSLRV, from the exons ATGATCTTCCGTGTCTTGTTCAGCAGCGTTTGTCTGGTAGCTTTCGTTAGCTGTGACAAATATGTGAATAAATTCGATAGTATTTTCGGTTGCAAGCAAGCCAACGCCGTGAATAACTACAACCATCCAGCGGATTTCATTCCGACGGAACACTTTGAAAACGTGGGATCTGGTGTGAACTCGACCTTCTTCCGGCTGGGTATCTTCGGTAAAAGTGATGCCGTTATTCGATTTTCAAAGGTCGCCATGCCGTACAACAAGGATACCCTGCACGAAATAG TGATCGGCGCCGGAATGAATCGTCACACGGAGGTGCGGCGACAGATTCGAAACACCGTGGTGCTTCACCGTAATCACGTGCTCAAGAAGATACCCACACCGCAGATGCTGTCCGAGCTGGAGCCGTTCGTGCTGACTGTGGAGTTTGTCCAAGGTGGACTGGTGCGACTGACTCGCGATGGAGAGACGGAACCGTTCCTGGAGTTTTCGGATCCTTCGGCGGAGATCAGCTTCAACTATATTGGATTCTCCAACTGGTTGTCGAAGATCATTTTCTTTTTCGACTGTCCAGTTTACAACTTTGATGTGAGGATGGATAGTTTGAGAGTGTAG
- the LOC6043539 gene encoding uncharacterized protein LOC6043539 — protein MTMQGIKDFILNNKLVLFLSVALFAFVISTISLASSNSSKKTAIEQCEASIWEATELPRCSVAVSALPTNDPVYLKVNGTALSLWNFDGPALEWDKDAGETALLCSGTGNVLEKSTKQLTKKTCSKGTVFMVEGAEAEAKDLKCKEAVVGDILATTELCGNQRGYLYRLGFNADTNGFITYIESCMNSLTFSVLYTKHVLPGTAIKSAVTDTTGTWRKSTLFTETVNPDTLYGQAQQLARMTELLGTADHAKKYITDTQYLVKGHVTPIRDGIFHTWQHAGFYYENAVPQWKDVNEGNWKRVEELTRDIAAHLNEDLIVLQGTRGVLELPHATGSVMTPVTLVTAGIEVPLWSWKVLKSEKLNAGIAFVTLNNPYETKLEQLLCENICQQTGWSDSQFTEYKKGFTYCCDPNMLVRYVPHAPDEAMVNTVLTKSMLPTNGGLSLGGCFKIVVTLVLALIIKQNVGLL, from the exons atgacgATGCAGGGAATTAAAG ACTTTATCTTGAACAATAAATTGGTGCTGTTCCTGAGCGTGGCGCTGTTCGCGTTCGTAATATCGACCATTTCGCTGGCCAGTTCAAACAGCAGCAAAAAGACAGCCATCGAGCAGTGCGAGGCGAGCATTTGGGAAGCCACCGAG TTACCTCGCTGTTCAGTGGCAGTATCCGCACTCCCAACGAATGATCCTGTTTATCTCAAAGTCAACGGCACAGCGTTGAGTCTGTGGAATTTCGACGGACCTGCGCTGGAGTGGGACAAGGACGCCGGAGAAACGGCTCTTCTGTGCTCTGGGACGGGCAATGTTCTGGAAAAGTCAACTAAGCAGCTGACGAAGAAAACGTGCTCCAAGGGCACCGTTTTCATGGTCGAGGGCGCGGAAGCGGAAGCTAAAGATCTTAAGTGCAAGGAAGCGGTTGTTGGGGATATCTTGGCTACGACCGAGCTCTGTGGAAATCAACGCGGATATCTGTACAGATTAGGATTCAATGCTGATACGAACGGCTTCATTACGTACATTGAATCCTGCATGAACAGTTTGACATTTTCAGTGCTCTACACGAAGCATGTTCTGCCAGGAACTGCAATCAAGA GTGCCGTTACGGATACCACTGGAACGTGGCGGAAGAGTACCCTGTTCACTGAAACGGTCAATCCAGACACGCTGTACGGTCAGGCACAGCAACTTGCACGAATGACGGAACTGTTGGGTACAGCAGATCATGCCAAAAAGTATATTACTGACACTCAGTACCTGGTCAAGGGACACGTGACACCAATTAGGGATGGAATTTTTCACACCTGGCAACACGCAGGTTTCTACTACGAAAATGCTGTGCCACAGTGGAAG GACGTCAACGAGGGCAACTGGAAGCGTGTCGAGGAGCTTACCCGAGATATTGCGGCGCATTTGAATGAAGATCTGATTGTTCTGCAAGGCACACGTGGTGTTCTGGAGCTGCCACATGCCACCGGATCAGTGATGACGCCGGTTACGTTGGTTACTGCTGGCATTGAGGTTCCACTGTGGAGTTGGAAAGTGCTCAAGTCTGAGAAGTTGAACGCTGGAATTGCGTTCGTCACGTTGAACAATCCGTATGAAACCAAATTGGAGCAGCTCCTTTGTGAAAACATCTGCCAGCAAACAGGTTGGTCCGATAGTCAGTTTACGGAGTACAAGAAAGGTTTCACGTACTGTTGTGATCCAAACATGCTGGTAAGATATGTACCGCATGCTCCCGATGAAGCTATGGTTAATACCGTACTTACCAAGAGTATGTTGCCTACAAATGGTGGATTATCACTTGGTGGATGTTTTAAAATCGTAGTTACTTTAGTGTTAGCTTTAATTATTAAACAGAATGTAGGTTTGTTGTAA